The Streptomyces sp. P9-A4 genome contains a region encoding:
- a CDS encoding PP2C family protein-serine/threonine phosphatase: protein MSEGGRKPGRFGVDRSEGFGERLLGLLLDRSHEMPPQLIAPLVAEEVARVGGRDVSILLQDYEQMLLVPLPGRGLMIGEPEPVEGSPAGEAFLSRSTVEVPQDGTVRMYLPLLDGSDQVGAMAVTLDSVDDDDRRLLRRLAGLVADMIVTKDAYTDLFFRARRRAPMSVAAEIQWSLLPPLSMTVPQVEVAGILEPAYTVAGDSFDYALNGDILHVAVIDAMGHGLDAATMATVAIGAYRHTRRADTGLSQVYAFMDRAINEQFGHDHFVTAQMMCLNVATGLLQWVNAGHPAPLLIRGRAVVDRLESPTTLPVGFGGEEPVVSERTLRPGDRLLCFTDGLIEEHQAGGEQFGEEQLIECTNRVVRDHTAVRSVVRALSHTLKQERGGVTSDDATIFLIEWRGGDADHLATLD from the coding sequence ATGTCCGAAGGCGGGCGAAAGCCGGGCAGGTTCGGGGTGGACCGGTCGGAGGGGTTTGGTGAGCGGTTGCTGGGTCTGCTGCTGGACCGGTCTCACGAGATGCCGCCGCAGTTGATCGCCCCGCTCGTCGCGGAAGAAGTGGCCAGGGTCGGCGGCCGGGACGTCTCGATCCTCTTGCAGGACTACGAACAGATGCTGCTGGTGCCGCTGCCGGGCCGGGGGTTGATGATCGGGGAGCCCGAACCGGTCGAGGGGTCGCCCGCCGGGGAGGCGTTCCTGAGCCGCAGCACGGTAGAGGTCCCGCAGGACGGCACCGTGCGGATGTACCTGCCGCTGCTGGACGGCAGTGACCAGGTCGGGGCGATGGCCGTCACGCTGGACAGCGTCGATGACGACGACCGGCGGTTGCTGCGCAGACTCGCCGGGCTGGTAGCGGACATGATCGTGACCAAGGACGCCTACACCGACCTGTTCTTCCGGGCCCGACGCCGTGCCCCCATGAGCGTGGCCGCGGAGATCCAGTGGTCGTTGCTGCCTCCGCTGTCGATGACCGTTCCGCAGGTCGAGGTGGCCGGAATCCTGGAGCCCGCGTACACCGTGGCCGGCGACAGCTTCGACTACGCCCTCAACGGCGACATCCTTCATGTGGCCGTGATCGACGCGATGGGCCACGGCCTGGACGCGGCGACCATGGCGACGGTGGCCATCGGCGCCTACCGCCACACGCGACGGGCCGACACCGGTCTGTCCCAGGTGTACGCGTTCATGGACAGGGCCATCAACGAGCAGTTCGGCCACGATCACTTCGTCACCGCGCAGATGATGTGCCTGAACGTCGCCACGGGCCTGCTGCAGTGGGTCAATGCCGGCCACCCGGCACCGCTGCTGATCCGCGGCCGCGCCGTGGTGGACCGGCTGGAGAGCCCGACCACCTTGCCGGTCGGCTTCGGCGGTGAGGAGCCGGTGGTCAGCGAACGGACGCTGCGGCCCGGGGACCGGCTGCTGTGTTTCACCGACGGCCTGATCGAAGAGCATCAAGCCGGTGGGGAACAGTTCGGTGAGGAGCAACTCATCGAGTGCACCAACCGAGTCGTCCGTGACCACACGGCGGTGCGGTCGGTGGTGCGCGCGCTCTCCCACACCTTGAAGCAGGAACGAGGCGGCGTCACCAGCGACGACGCGACCATCTTCCTCATCGAGTGGCGCGGCGGCGACGCCGACCATCTCGCCACCCTCGATTGA
- a CDS encoding sulfatase-like hydrolase/transferase, producing the protein MTTRHAEIPAWDEIEPALKPVLARQMEVYAGMLEHTDHHLGRLLAALEELGILEETLVYVITGDNGASAEGGLHGSFNELLTFNGMASIETPEFMASRIDKFGTPEAFNHYAVGWAHAMDTPYQWTKQVASHWGGTRNGTIVHWPSRIRSAGEVRSQFCHVIDVGPTILEAAGIPEPTMVNGVQQSPMEGTSMLYTFDGADAPERHDQQYFEMLGNRGIYHKGWSAVTKHRTPWVIGGQTVAFDDDVWELYDGSTDPTQAHDLAAEMPDKLHELQRLWLIEATRYNVLPLDDRTAERFNAEIAGRPELITTDTQLLYGGIVRVHLLVFAALDEPQGTAQSLGQGAGQRRIHGHPSRPTVESGLTTTPHRHHSREPS; encoded by the coding sequence TTGACTACGCGTCATGCGGAGATCCCCGCCTGGGACGAGATCGAGCCCGCGCTGAAGCCCGTGCTCGCCCGGCAGATGGAGGTCTACGCCGGCATGCTCGAGCACACCGACCATCACCTCGGCCGGCTGCTGGCGGCGCTGGAGGAGCTGGGCATCCTCGAAGAGACCCTTGTGTACGTGATCACCGGGGACAACGGCGCCTCCGCCGAGGGCGGTCTGCACGGCAGCTTCAACGAGCTGCTCACTTTCAACGGCATGGCCTCGATCGAGACACCGGAGTTCATGGCCTCCCGCATCGACAAGTTCGGCACTCCGGAGGCGTTCAACCACTATGCGGTCGGCTGGGCGCACGCCATGGACACCCCGTACCAGTGGACCAAGCAGGTCGCCTCGCACTGGGGTGGCACCCGCAACGGCACCATCGTCCACTGGCCGAGCCGGATCCGGTCCGCCGGGGAGGTCCGAAGCCAGTTCTGCCATGTCATCGACGTAGGCCCGACGATCCTCGAAGCTGCCGGAATTCCCGAGCCGACCATGGTCAACGGCGTACAGCAGTCGCCGATGGAGGGCACCTCGATGCTCTACACCTTCGACGGCGCCGACGCCCCCGAGCGCCACGACCAGCAGTACTTCGAGATGCTCGGCAACCGCGGCATCTACCACAAGGGCTGGTCCGCCGTGACCAAGCACCGCACACCGTGGGTGATCGGCGGGCAGACGGTGGCCTTCGATGACGATGTGTGGGAGCTGTACGACGGCTCCACCGACCCGACCCAGGCCCACGACCTGGCCGCTGAAATGCCGGACAAATTGCATGAGTTGCAGCGGCTCTGGCTGATCGAGGCCACCCGCTACAACGTGCTGCCCCTGGACGACCGTACGGCCGAGCGGTTCAACGCCGAGATCGCCGGAAGGCCCGAACTCATCACGACCGACACCCAGTTGCTGTACGGCGGCATCGTCCGAGTCCATTTGCTCGTCTTCGCTGCCCTCGATGAACCACAGGGCACCGCCCAAAGCCTCGGCCAGGGCGCGGGTCAGAGGCGGATACACGGGCATCCCAGCAGGCCAACGGTAGAGTCCGGCCTTACCACCACACCCCACCGACATCACTCCCGTGAGCCTTCGTAG